One genomic region from Sphaerochaeta sp. encodes:
- the rpoC gene encoding DNA-directed RNA polymerase subunit beta' — MNEIRDFDSVMIRLASPEQIKAWSYGEVKKPETINYRTLRPERDGLFCEKIFGTTKQWECYCGKFKSIRYKGVICDRCGVEVTDTKVRRERMGHITLAAPVAHIWYYRAVPSKMNMLLDISRNALQSVLYYEKYIVIDKGDTTLKDNQILSEEDYQKYLEQFGEGSFDAEMGAEAIRKLLSRLDLQKLSTELRNKMREREDKADKRLLQRIEVVENFRDSGNKPEWMILTVIPVIPPDLRPMVQLDGGRFATSDLNDLYRRVINRNNRLERLETLNAPDIIIRNEKRMLQEAVDALFDNSKRKKVVKGASSRPLKSLSDMLKGKQGRFRQNLLGKRVDYSGRSVIVVGPELRMHQCGLPSKMALELYKPFLMKKLVQDGVVYNIKKAKTLVEEETEAVWSILDDVVKEHPVMLNRAPTLHRLGIQAFEPVLVDGKAIKLHPLVCHAFNADFDGDQMAIHVPLTHAAQMECWTLMLSVTNLLDPANGKPIVYPSQDMVLGIFYLTREMKGAKGTNKYYDNIGEMEMAIESGALSYNAAIRYKMPSGEKIQTTAGRVIFNSVLPEGIPYQNKCLGDKDLKKLIGETLKTRENSVVVQMLDSIKDVGYKYSTLFGATIGLSDMIVPEEKKELVSKAEQEQQKILDQYRQGHITQEERYNRVIDVWTQTNNKLSNVLMGELEKSQNSFNPLFLMADSGARGSKTQISQLGGMRGLMARPNGDVIEFPIKSNFKEGLSIIEFFISTNGARKGLSDTALKTSEAGYLTRRLVDISQDLVVTMDDCHTINGIERSAIRDDTGEIVESLADRIVGRCPAEDVRHPFTHEIIAPANVEISDAKAKEIEEAGVEHVLLRTVLTCEAKHGVCRKCYGRNLATNRSVDIGEAVGIVAAQSIGQPGTQLTLRTFHSGGAASASAEENKLVFKFPVIIGEISGSMVERQSDKVDVFTRKGHIECYKVNFELSKESYDELLVQDGQSIGRGTPMYKKDGKEFNAPENGSVRITDGVVRLLDHPTDQVVKAGSELVVATGKYVPAGAAIVTFDPFSEPIITEEGGFTHFVDIKLGTTLIEELNSETGNIENRITEHALERLSPTIQITTEKNGKGDVLASYQLPGNSYLQVKDNVSVAKGEVLAKMLKEGVKTSDITGGLPRIGELFEARKPKNAAILAQVSGTVSIGPTVKGKRSVMVTDAFGHEYKHLVPMGKNLLVRDGDTVEAADLLCDGAVDPHDVLDICGENALQAFLVDEVQQVYRMQGVDINDKHLGIIVRQMLRKVEIVHVGDTNLIQGQRIDKYKFFEENQKVINEGGEPAVARPLLLGITHASLAIDSFISAASFQETTRVLTSAAIAGSKDELRGLKENVIIGHLIPAGTGMKVYRDIKMKDEELFALKRKAAEEQMKAERKQQQQMPEDDDLDVENLADMKTVSDKEGVDEENDEE, encoded by the coding sequence ATGAATGAGATTCGTGATTTTGATAGTGTAATGATCCGGCTCGCTTCGCCGGAACAGATCAAAGCGTGGTCCTATGGCGAAGTGAAGAAACCGGAGACGATCAACTACCGGACGTTGCGCCCGGAGCGCGACGGGTTGTTTTGTGAGAAGATTTTCGGAACCACCAAGCAGTGGGAATGCTACTGCGGAAAGTTCAAGTCCATCCGGTACAAGGGCGTGATCTGCGACCGGTGCGGCGTCGAGGTGACGGATACCAAAGTCCGTCGTGAGCGTATGGGGCACATCACCCTTGCCGCTCCCGTGGCCCACATCTGGTACTATCGTGCCGTTCCCTCCAAGATGAACATGTTGCTGGACATCAGCCGCAATGCGTTGCAGAGTGTCCTGTACTACGAGAAATATATCGTCATCGACAAGGGCGACACGACGCTGAAGGACAACCAGATCCTCTCCGAAGAGGACTACCAGAAGTATCTGGAGCAGTTCGGGGAAGGAAGTTTCGACGCCGAAATGGGCGCCGAGGCGATCCGCAAGCTTCTGTCTCGCCTGGATCTGCAGAAACTGTCCACCGAGCTCCGCAACAAGATGCGGGAGCGTGAGGACAAGGCGGACAAGCGGCTTCTGCAACGGATCGAGGTGGTGGAGAACTTCCGCGACAGCGGCAACAAGCCTGAGTGGATGATCCTGACCGTCATTCCGGTCATTCCTCCTGATCTGCGCCCGATGGTCCAGCTGGACGGTGGTCGGTTCGCAACCAGCGACCTGAACGATCTGTACCGCAGGGTGATCAACCGTAACAACCGTCTGGAACGGCTGGAGACGCTGAATGCCCCGGACATCATCATCCGCAACGAGAAACGGATGCTGCAGGAGGCGGTCGACGCCCTGTTCGACAACTCCAAGCGGAAGAAGGTAGTCAAAGGCGCCTCTTCCCGTCCGTTGAAGAGCCTCTCCGACATGCTCAAGGGAAAGCAGGGCCGGTTCCGCCAGAACCTGCTGGGCAAGCGTGTCGACTATTCCGGACGTTCCGTCATCGTCGTCGGACCGGAACTCAGGATGCACCAGTGTGGTCTTCCTTCGAAGATGGCGCTGGAGCTGTACAAGCCGTTCTTGATGAAGAAACTCGTCCAGGACGGTGTGGTGTACAACATCAAGAAAGCAAAAACGCTGGTCGAGGAAGAGACTGAAGCGGTGTGGTCCATTCTGGATGACGTGGTGAAGGAACACCCCGTCATGCTGAACCGTGCCCCTACGCTGCATCGTCTGGGCATCCAGGCGTTTGAGCCGGTGCTGGTGGATGGCAAGGCCATCAAGCTGCACCCGCTGGTATGCCACGCGTTCAACGCTGACTTCGACGGCGACCAGATGGCAATCCACGTACCGCTTACCCATGCGGCCCAGATGGAGTGCTGGACGTTGATGCTCTCCGTCACCAACCTGCTGGATCCGGCGAACGGCAAACCGATCGTTTATCCGTCCCAGGACATGGTGCTTGGCATCTTCTATCTCACCCGTGAGATGAAGGGCGCCAAGGGTACCAACAAGTACTACGACAACATCGGGGAGATGGAAATGGCCATCGAGAGCGGCGCGCTGTCCTACAACGCGGCGATCCGGTACAAGATGCCCAGCGGCGAGAAGATCCAGACCACAGCAGGTCGTGTGATCTTCAACAGCGTACTGCCCGAAGGGATCCCCTACCAGAACAAGTGTCTGGGAGACAAGGATCTGAAGAAGTTGATCGGGGAGACGCTGAAGACCCGTGAGAATTCCGTGGTCGTCCAGATGCTGGACTCCATCAAGGATGTCGGCTACAAGTACTCCACGCTGTTTGGCGCGACGATCGGTCTGTCCGACATGATCGTTCCGGAGGAAAAGAAAGAGCTGGTATCCAAGGCGGAGCAGGAACAACAGAAGATTCTCGACCAGTACCGCCAGGGCCATATCACCCAGGAAGAACGGTACAACCGTGTCATCGACGTCTGGACGCAGACCAACAACAAGCTGTCCAACGTGCTGATGGGCGAGTTGGAAAAGAGCCAGAACAGCTTCAACCCGCTGTTCTTGATGGCCGATTCCGGCGCGCGTGGTTCCAAGACGCAGATCAGCCAGTTGGGCGGTATGCGTGGCTTGATGGCCCGTCCGAACGGCGACGTCATCGAGTTCCCGATCAAGTCCAACTTCAAGGAAGGTCTGTCCATCATCGAGTTCTTCATCTCCACCAACGGTGCCCGTAAGGGATTGTCCGATACGGCGTTGAAGACCAGTGAGGCAGGTTACCTGACCCGTCGTCTCGTCGACATCAGCCAGGACCTCGTCGTCACGATGGATGACTGCCATACGATCAACGGCATCGAGCGATCCGCCATCAGGGATGATACCGGTGAAATCGTCGAGTCGCTGGCTGACCGTATCGTCGGCCGCTGCCCGGCTGAGGATGTGCGCCATCCGTTCACCCATGAGATCATCGCTCCGGCCAACGTGGAGATTTCCGACGCCAAGGCGAAGGAGATCGAGGAAGCCGGTGTGGAGCATGTGCTCCTGCGCACCGTGTTGACCTGTGAGGCGAAGCACGGCGTCTGCCGCAAGTGCTACGGACGCAACCTGGCGACCAACCGGTCGGTGGATATCGGGGAGGCGGTCGGAATCGTGGCCGCCCAGTCCATCGGACAGCCTGGTACCCAGCTGACGCTCCGCACGTTCCACAGCGGCGGTGCCGCTTCGGCAAGCGCTGAGGAGAACAAACTGGTGTTCAAGTTCCCCGTCATCATCGGGGAGATTTCCGGCAGCATGGTGGAGCGTCAGTCCGACAAGGTGGACGTGTTCACCCGCAAAGGCCACATCGAGTGCTACAAGGTCAACTTCGAGTTGTCCAAGGAAAGCTACGACGAGTTACTCGTCCAGGATGGGCAGTCCATCGGACGCGGCACGCCGATGTACAAGAAGGATGGCAAGGAGTTCAACGCTCCGGAGAATGGTTCGGTACGGATCACCGACGGCGTTGTCCGTCTGCTTGACCATCCGACCGACCAGGTGGTCAAGGCCGGCAGTGAGCTGGTCGTCGCCACCGGGAAGTACGTTCCCGCGGGAGCCGCCATCGTCACGTTCGACCCGTTCAGCGAGCCGATCATCACCGAGGAGGGTGGTTTCACCCACTTCGTGGACATCAAGCTTGGCACGACGTTGATCGAAGAGCTCAACTCGGAGACGGGAAACATCGAGAACCGTATCACCGAACATGCGCTGGAGCGGCTCTCGCCGACCATCCAGATCACGACGGAGAAAAACGGAAAAGGTGACGTGCTGGCGTCCTACCAGCTTCCAGGCAACTCCTACCTGCAGGTGAAGGACAATGTTTCTGTCGCCAAGGGTGAAGTACTTGCCAAGATGCTGAAGGAAGGCGTCAAGACCAGTGATATCACCGGTGGTCTTCCCAGAATCGGAGAGCTGTTCGAGGCGCGCAAGCCGAAGAACGCCGCCATCCTCGCCCAGGTCAGTGGAACGGTTTCCATCGGACCGACGGTCAAGGGCAAGCGGAGTGTCATGGTCACCGATGCGTTCGGGCATGAGTACAAGCACCTGGTGCCGATGGGCAAGAACCTGCTGGTTCGTGACGGTGATACCGTCGAGGCGGCGGATCTCCTGTGTGACGGAGCGGTCGATCCCCATGACGTGCTGGATATCTGTGGTGAAAACGCGTTGCAGGCATTCCTGGTGGACGAAGTCCAGCAGGTCTACCGGATGCAGGGCGTTGACATCAACGACAAGCACCTGGGCATCATCGTCCGCCAGATGCTCCGGAAGGTCGAGATCGTCCATGTGGGCGACACCAACCTGATCCAGGGCCAGCGGATCGACAAGTACAAGTTCTTCGAGGAGAACCAGAAGGTCATCAACGAAGGCGGTGAGCCTGCCGTGGCGAGACCGTTGCTGTTGGGCATCACCCACGCATCGCTTGCCATCGACTCGTTCATCAGCGCCGCGTCGTTCCAGGAAACCACCCGGGTCTTGACAAGTGCGGCGATTGCTGGTAGTAAAGATGAGTTGCGCGGTCTCAAGGAGAACGTCATCATCGGACATCTGATTCCCGCCGGCACCGGCATGAAAGTGTATCGGGATATCAAGATGAAGGATGAGGAACTCTTCGCATTGAAGCGGAAAGCGGCTGAGGAGCAGATGAAGGCTGAACGGAAACAACAGCAACAGATGCCCGAAGACGATGACCTCGATGTGGAGAATCTTGCGGATATGAAAACCGTAAGTGACAAAGAGGGAGTGGACGAGGAGAACGACGAGGAGTGA
- the rpsL gene encoding 30S ribosomal protein S12, which produces MPTINQLVRKGRKDVSKKTKAPALEGCPQKRGVCTRVMTVTPKKPNSALRKVARVRLSNGYEVTAYIPGIGHNLQEHSVVLMRGGRVKDLPGVRYHIIRGAKDTQGVADRKRSRSKYGAKKPKA; this is translated from the coding sequence ATGCCTACGATTAATCAGCTGGTACGAAAGGGCCGGAAAGATGTCTCCAAGAAGACAAAAGCCCCGGCTCTCGAGGGTTGCCCTCAGAAGCGCGGTGTTTGCACCCGTGTGATGACGGTCACCCCGAAGAAGCCGAACTCCGCTCTGCGGAAGGTCGCACGTGTGCGCCTTTCCAACGGGTATGAAGTCACCGCCTATATCCCCGGTATCGGGCACAACCTCCAGGAGCACTCGGTGGTGCTCATGAGGGGCGGAAGAGTCAAGGACCTTCCTGGTGTGCGGTACCACATCATCCGTGGCGCCAAGGATACCCAGGGCGTTGCCGATCGCAAGAGAAGCCGCAGCAAGTACGGTGCCAAGAAGCCAAAGGCGTGA
- the rpsG gene encoding 30S ribosomal protein S7, which produces MSRRASAHNREVLPDPLYKSVVVEKFICRMMEDGKKSISSAILYNAMKTMGEKTGEKPLDVFLKAVDNVKPLVEVKSRRVGGATYQVPTEIRDSRREALSMRWIITAARARNGRNMSEKLAAELLDAINNTGAAFKKKEDTHRMAEANKAFSHYRW; this is translated from the coding sequence ATGTCAAGAAGAGCAAGTGCCCATAACAGGGAAGTGTTGCCTGATCCTCTGTACAAGAGTGTGGTGGTGGAGAAGTTCATCTGCCGCATGATGGAGGATGGGAAGAAGTCCATCAGCAGCGCGATTTTGTACAACGCCATGAAGACGATGGGGGAGAAGACTGGTGAGAAACCGCTTGACGTCTTCCTCAAGGCCGTTGACAACGTCAAGCCGCTCGTCGAGGTGAAGAGCCGCCGTGTCGGTGGTGCAACCTATCAGGTGCCTACCGAGATTCGTGACAGCCGCCGCGAAGCGCTGTCCATGCGCTGGATCATCACCGCTGCCCGCGCCCGCAACGGCCGGAATATGAGCGAGAAGCTCGCCGCCGAGTTGCTGGATGCGATCAACAACACCGGTGCCGCCTTCAAGAAGAAGGAAGACACCCACAGAATGGCAGAGGCCAACAAGGCGTTCAGCCATTATCGCTGGTAG
- the tuf gene encoding elongation factor Tu — protein MAKEKFVRNKPHVNVGTIGHIDHGKTTLTAAITLHCARLYGDKALDYDQIDNAPEEKARGITINTRHVEYQTKNRHYAHVDCPGHADYIKNMITGAAQMDCAIVVVAATDGPMPQTREHILLAHQVGVPCIIVFINKCDLVDDPELIDLVEEDMRELLTKNGYDGEHCPVIRGSAFQAMTHPDDPEKTKCIDELLDAMDTYIPLPVRDMDKPFLMPIEDIFTISGRGTVVTGRVERGTVKVNDPVEIVGIKETKASVVTGVEMFNKTLDIGEAGDNIGTLLRGVDKKDVVRGQVLAKPGSIHPHSKFTGALYVLSSEEGGRHSPFFTGYRPQFYFRTTDITGTVMLPDGVQMVKPGDHCSINVELIHHIAMDKGLRFAIREGGKTVASGQVTDIQD, from the coding sequence ATGGCAAAAGAAAAATTTGTGAGGAATAAGCCGCACGTAAACGTCGGGACCATTGGGCACATCGACCACGGCAAAACGACCCTCACCGCCGCAATTACCTTGCATTGCGCAAGGCTGTACGGTGACAAGGCATTGGACTACGACCAGATTGACAATGCCCCCGAAGAGAAGGCTCGTGGTATCACGATCAACACCAGACATGTTGAGTATCAGACCAAGAACCGCCACTACGCGCACGTTGACTGCCCGGGACACGCCGACTACATCAAGAACATGATCACCGGTGCCGCCCAGATGGACTGCGCAATCGTTGTTGTCGCTGCTACGGACGGACCGATGCCGCAGACTCGTGAGCACATCCTGCTGGCGCACCAGGTTGGTGTACCGTGCATCATCGTGTTCATCAACAAGTGCGACCTTGTCGACGATCCCGAGCTGATCGACCTCGTCGAAGAGGATATGAGAGAGCTGCTGACGAAGAACGGATACGATGGGGAGCATTGCCCTGTAATCCGCGGATCCGCCTTCCAGGCCATGACGCACCCGGATGATCCGGAGAAGACCAAGTGCATCGACGAGCTGCTGGACGCGATGGATACCTACATCCCGCTTCCTGTCCGTGATATGGACAAGCCGTTCCTGATGCCGATCGAAGACATCTTCACCATCAGCGGCCGTGGTACGGTTGTTACCGGTCGTGTGGAGCGTGGAACGGTCAAGGTGAACGATCCGGTTGAGATCGTCGGTATCAAGGAAACCAAGGCTTCCGTCGTTACCGGTGTCGAGATGTTCAACAAGACGTTGGATATCGGCGAGGCTGGCGACAACATTGGTACCTTGCTCCGCGGTGTCGACAAGAAGGACGTCGTCCGTGGTCAGGTTCTGGCCAAGCCGGGTTCCATTCATCCGCATTCCAAGTTCACCGGTGCCCTGTATGTACTGAGCTCCGAGGAAGGTGGACGGCATTCTCCGTTCTTCACTGGGTATCGCCCGCAGTTCTATTTCCGCACCACGGATATCACGGGTACGGTTATGCTGCCCGATGGTGTCCAGATGGTCAAACCGGGCGATCACTGCTCGATCAACGTTGAGTTGATCCACCACATCGCTATGGACAAAGGTCTCCGCTTCGCTATTCGTGAAGGTGGAAAGACCGTTGCTTCCGGCCAGGTCACCGATATTCAGGACTGA
- the rpsJ gene encoding 30S ribosomal protein S10: MAKERIRVRLRGFDVELVEQSAKAIVDTVVKAGATVSGPVPLPTRINKYTVLRSPFVNKKSREQFEMRTHKRLIDILDPTSKVMDALMKLELPAGVDVEIKQ, translated from the coding sequence ATGGCTAAAGAAAGAATCCGGGTAAGACTGAGAGGCTTTGATGTGGAGCTCGTTGAACAGAGCGCCAAAGCCATCGTCGATACCGTAGTGAAGGCCGGTGCTACTGTTTCCGGACCTGTACCGCTCCCGACTCGTATCAATAAGTATACAGTCCTCAGATCGCCCTTTGTTAACAAGAAGTCTCGTGAGCAGTTCGAGATGAGAACCCACAAAAGGCTGATTGACATATTGGATCCCACATCAAAAGTCATGGATGCCCTCATGAAACTTGAGCTCCCTGCCGGTGTTGATGTTGAGATTAAACAGTAA
- the rplC gene encoding 50S ribosomal protein L3, with the protein MLGLIGKKIGMTQVFDAQGRLTPVTVIKIEDNVVVAQRTDAKNGYNAAVLGSIDKKKSTVTKPYAGQFKDICEPKQVVAEFRDYEKDVKVGEVLGVDVFKDATYVDVSGTSKGKGFAGAIRRYGFSGGRDTHGSKFHRDLGGTAMSSTPARTFKGHRMAGHMGVDAVTVQNLKVVRIDEDLQVLMVKGAIPGPAHSVVIVKKAIKK; encoded by the coding sequence ATGTTAGGGCTTATCGGCAAGAAAATTGGAATGACCCAGGTGTTTGACGCGCAAGGCAGGCTCACACCTGTAACGGTTATAAAGATTGAGGATAATGTGGTTGTGGCACAGCGCACCGATGCGAAGAATGGCTATAACGCGGCAGTCCTCGGTTCCATTGACAAGAAGAAAAGCACCGTCACCAAGCCGTATGCCGGCCAGTTCAAGGATATTTGCGAACCGAAGCAGGTTGTTGCTGAGTTCCGTGATTATGAGAAGGACGTGAAGGTCGGGGAAGTGCTTGGAGTTGATGTTTTCAAAGACGCGACGTACGTCGACGTGTCAGGAACATCGAAAGGAAAAGGATTCGCCGGCGCCATAAGGCGTTACGGATTCAGTGGCGGCCGTGATACGCATGGTTCCAAGTTCCATCGTGATCTCGGTGGTACTGCTATGTCATCTACGCCAGCACGCACGTTCAAAGGCCACAGAATGGCCGGCCACATGGGTGTTGATGCAGTTACGGTGCAGAACCTGAAAGTCGTCAGGATTGACGAGGATCTGCAGGTTCTCATGGTGAAGGGAGCGATCCCCGGTCCCGCCCATAGCGTCGTCATCGTGAAGAAAGCGATTAAGAAGTAG
- the rplD gene encoding 50S ribosomal protein L4, whose amino-acid sequence MEAKVFSTDGKEVRSIELNDEVFGHKVSNGCIYYAINNELANRRVGTACTKTRAEVNYSNTKPYKQKGTGNARQGDKKSPLLVGGGTIFGPRPREYGWVLPKKMKRLAMKSLLTLGVKENRLVVVEDFTAANGKTKELISILKAFNPDETRTLVVLKGNDALLRRAARNIPYVHVQAYDKLSAHELLYGRKILVLETAAKNLNDFYGETKEAAK is encoded by the coding sequence ATGGAAGCGAAAGTTTTTTCTACTGATGGGAAGGAAGTCAGAAGCATCGAGCTGAACGATGAGGTGTTTGGCCACAAGGTCAGCAACGGATGCATCTACTACGCCATCAATAACGAGCTTGCCAACCGCCGTGTTGGTACGGCCTGCACCAAAACGCGGGCTGAAGTCAACTACAGCAATACCAAACCGTACAAGCAGAAGGGTACGGGTAACGCCCGTCAGGGTGACAAGAAGTCCCCGTTGCTGGTCGGTGGCGGTACGATCTTCGGACCCCGCCCCCGCGAGTATGGCTGGGTGCTGCCTAAGAAGATGAAGCGGTTGGCCATGAAAAGCCTCCTGACGCTGGGCGTCAAGGAGAATCGTTTGGTGGTTGTTGAGGATTTCACTGCCGCCAATGGCAAGACCAAGGAGTTGATCTCCATCCTGAAGGCGTTCAATCCGGACGAGACCCGCACGCTGGTCGTCCTGAAGGGCAATGACGCGTTGCTTCGCCGTGCCGCACGGAACATTCCGTATGTGCACGTCCAGGCGTACGACAAGCTCAGTGCTCACGAACTCCTCTACGGACGGAAGATTCTGGTCCTTGAGACCGCCGCGAAGAATCTGAACGATTTTTACGGTGAAACCAAAGAGGCCGCGAAATGA
- the rplW gene encoding 50S ribosomal protein L23, which yields MRADQVIIAPVLSEKSNLAREGETKKYTFRVNMDANKLQIKEAVKTLFNVTPVKCNTMIVKGKPKFTRGKAGFVLGTTGDWKKAVVTLAKGESIQAIEGV from the coding sequence ATGAGAGCTGACCAAGTGATTATTGCCCCGGTGTTGAGCGAGAAGAGCAATCTTGCCCGTGAAGGGGAGACGAAGAAGTACACGTTCCGGGTGAACATGGACGCGAACAAGCTGCAGATCAAAGAAGCAGTGAAGACGTTGTTCAATGTGACGCCGGTGAAGTGCAACACCATGATTGTGAAAGGAAAGCCTAAATTTACCAGAGGCAAGGCGGGATTCGTCCTCGGTACTACTGGTGACTGGAAAAAGGCTGTCGTGACCCTGGCCAAGGGTGAAAGCATCCAGGCCATCGAAGGCGTATGA
- the rplB gene encoding 50S ribosomal protein L2, translating to MALKSYKPNTPGLRQRTTLVFDELTTNKPEKSLTKFLHRTAGRDTFGRISVRRRGAGCKRRYRIIDFKRDKYGVPGTVKTIEYDPNRTVNIALVFYADGEKRYIIAPQNLKVGQKIVSGPDAPLTTGNALPLKNIPLGLIVHNVELTKGRGGQLVRAAGLGATVVAKEGDYVTLRLPSGEMRMVFNECYATIGTLGNFDHMNTNRGKAGVTRHLGIRPSVRGTAMNPIDHPHGGGEGKTHTGRIPATPWGKLAKGGHTRSLKKPSNAFIVKKRK from the coding sequence ATGGCTCTTAAAAGTTACAAGCCCAATACTCCTGGCCTTCGCCAACGGACCACTTTGGTCTTCGACGAGTTGACCACGAACAAACCGGAGAAGTCCCTGACCAAGTTCCTGCACAGGACTGCGGGCCGTGACACCTTTGGTCGCATCAGTGTCCGTCGCCGTGGCGCAGGTTGCAAACGGAGATATCGTATCATCGATTTCAAGCGGGACAAGTACGGCGTTCCTGGTACGGTGAAGACCATCGAGTATGATCCCAACCGGACGGTGAACATCGCGCTGGTGTTCTATGCCGATGGCGAGAAGCGGTACATCATCGCTCCGCAGAACCTGAAAGTCGGACAGAAGATCGTCAGTGGACCAGACGCGCCCCTTACCACGGGAAACGCCCTTCCTCTGAAGAACATTCCGCTTGGGTTGATCGTCCACAACGTCGAGCTGACCAAGGGCCGTGGCGGCCAGTTGGTCCGCGCTGCCGGGCTTGGCGCCACGGTGGTCGCCAAGGAAGGCGACTATGTGACGCTCCGCCTGCCTTCCGGTGAAATGCGCATGGTGTTCAACGAATGCTACGCCACCATCGGTACGCTGGGGAACTTCGACCACATGAATACCAACCGTGGCAAAGCCGGTGTGACCCGCCATTTGGGCATCAGACCGTCGGTACGTGGTACGGCAATGAACCCGATCGATCACCCGCATGGTGGTGGTGAGGGCAAGACCCATACCGGTCGTATTCCTGCGACGCCTTGGGGCAAGTTGGCAAAGGGCGGACATACCCGCTCCCTGAAGAAGCCGTCCAACGCATTCATCGTCAAGAAGAGGAAATAG
- the rpsS gene encoding 30S ribosomal protein S19 — MARSIKKGPFVERKLYKRIQESSKTNQKSMIKTYSRASTIIPEMVGFTISVYNGKTWIPVYVTENLVGHKLGEFAPTRIFRGHSLNADKAVPAGK, encoded by the coding sequence GTGGCTAGATCAATCAAGAAAGGACCGTTCGTAGAGCGCAAGTTGTACAAGCGGATCCAGGAATCAAGCAAGACGAATCAGAAGTCGATGATCAAGACGTACTCCCGGGCCTCAACGATCATCCCTGAGATGGTGGGATTCACGATCTCCGTGTACAACGGAAAGACATGGATTCCTGTGTATGTGACCGAGAACCTGGTCGGACACAAACTCGGTGAGTTTGCTCCTACCAGAATTTTCCGCGGGCACTCATTGAACGCCGACAAGGCTGTGCCGGCCGGTAAGTAA
- the rplV gene encoding 50S ribosomal protein L22, with translation MQEKKGYTATAKYLLVSPSKVRPVADLVRMKPYPEAVAILESMPQKGSRLILKVLQSACANALDRNKKIDEENLVVSELHVDDGPRLKRVWPRSHGRRDILLRRMSHITVTVDEKTSVRK, from the coding sequence ATGCAAGAGAAAAAAGGATATACCGCTACGGCAAAATACCTTCTGGTCTCTCCGTCCAAGGTGCGCCCTGTCGCCGACCTGGTGCGGATGAAGCCCTATCCTGAGGCAGTCGCCATTCTGGAGTCAATGCCACAGAAGGGTTCACGTCTGATCCTGAAGGTGCTGCAGAGCGCCTGCGCCAACGCGTTGGATCGCAACAAGAAGATTGACGAGGAAAACCTGGTCGTCTCCGAGCTGCACGTCGACGACGGCCCGAGGCTGAAGAGAGTATGGCCCAGATCCCATGGGAGGAGAGACATTCTCCTTCGCAGGATGTCGCACATTACCGTCACTGTTGACGAGAAAACGAGTGTGAGGAAATAA
- the rpsC gene encoding 30S ribosomal protein S3, translated as MGQKVNPIGLRLGINKTWKSKWFVDRKEYADTLHEDLRLRKELLECPEVQGAEISDVEIIRKPQRVTVVITTSRPGIIIGSKGANVEKLGLRLQKLSDKKVQIKIKEIKKPEADAQLISANIARQLVARGSFRRAMKMAISKAMQSGAQGIKVRLSGRIGGAEISRSEWMKEGRVPLHTLRSDIDYGFTTANTSFGCIGVKVWVFNGEIYEHVQKDDAGMVAKKPLKVDDSGDVVDSTTGARS; from the coding sequence ATGGGCCAGAAAGTTAATCCAATTGGACTTCGGTTGGGCATCAACAAGACCTGGAAGTCGAAGTGGTTTGTGGATCGCAAGGAGTATGCAGACACGCTGCATGAGGACCTGAGGCTTCGCAAGGAGCTTCTGGAATGCCCTGAGGTCCAGGGTGCTGAGATTTCGGATGTGGAAATCATCCGCAAGCCTCAGCGTGTCACCGTGGTCATCACCACCAGCCGGCCGGGGATCATCATCGGCAGCAAGGGTGCCAACGTTGAGAAACTTGGCCTCCGCCTGCAGAAGCTTTCCGACAAGAAGGTGCAGATCAAGATCAAGGAGATCAAGAAGCCCGAGGCTGACGCCCAGCTGATCTCCGCCAACATTGCCCGCCAGTTGGTCGCCCGCGGTTCGTTCCGCAGAGCGATGAAGATGGCGATTTCCAAGGCGATGCAGAGCGGTGCGCAGGGCATCAAGGTACGTCTTTCCGGACGTATCGGCGGTGCAGAGATCTCCCGCAGCGAGTGGATGAAGGAAGGTCGTGTGCCTCTTCACACTCTTCGCAGTGACATCGATTATGGGTTCACCACGGCGAACACCTCGTTCGGATGCATCGGCGTCAAGGTGTGGGTGTTCAATGGCGAAATCTATGAGCACGTGCAGAAAGATGATGCCGGTATGGTAGCCAAGAAACCGCTGAAGGTTGACGACAGTGGGGACGTGGTTGACAGCACTACCGGGGCAAGGAGTTAA